The sequence CTGGCCAAGCAGGCCGACGTCGCCCGCCGCGCCCAGGTGGTGCAGATCGACCTGCGGGACGCCCGGGCCCGGCTGCTCGCCGACGACTTGGTCCAGCTCACCTCCTCCCTCGCCCAGGAGATCGCCGACGAGACTGCGCTGCGCGAAGAACGTTCCCGGGTGGAAGCCGAGCAGCACGAGGCCCGCCAACGCCTCACCCGGGTGGAGACCGATGCCGCGACCGCCGCCCCCGCACTGCGTGAGGCGAGTGAGATGTGGTACCGGCTCTCCTCGCTGCGCGAGCGTCTGCGCGGTACGCACACGCTGGCCGGAGAGCGGTGCCGGCTGCTCGGCACCCCGCAGACCGAGGAGAACCCCCGCCGCGATCCCGCCGATCTGGACGCCCAGGCCGCTCGCGCACGGGAGGCCGAGGCCGAGCTGACCATGGAGGCGGAGAAGGCCCGGGGCGACCTGGAGGCGATGGTCACCGAACGCACCTACTCCGAACAGCGCAGCGCTGAGGCCGAACGGGCGCTGGCAGCAGTCCACCGGGGAGTGGCCGACCGGCGGGAGGGGCTGGCGCGACTCACCGGCCAGGTGGCCGCGATGCGCTCCAAGGCGGAGGCCAGCGAGGCCGAGCTGGACCGGCTCCGCCGAGACCTCGACGAGGCACTCCAGCGCGCGGAGGCCGCCGAACGGGAGTTCGTCGCCCTGGAGCAGCAGGCCGTCGGCGCCCAGGAGGGTGAAGAGGGGCTGGACGAAGCACACGAACAGGCCCTGGCCACCCTGGAAGAGGCCACGGCCGCCGTCACCGAGCTCACCGAGACCGAACGTGAGGCCGAGGGGGACAAAGCCACCTGGACAGCACGCCTGGACGCGCTACAGATGTCCCTCGCCCGCAAGGACGGTACCGGTGCACTGCTCTCCGCCGAGCTGCCCGGGGTGCTCGGCTCGGTCGCCGACCTGCTCACCGTGGAGACCGGGTACGAGAACGCGATTGCTGCGGCGCTAGGACACCTCGCCGATGCCGCCGCCGCAGAGTCGGTGGACGTGGCCGTGGACGCGCTCCGGCACGTGCGGGAGGCCGAGGCCGGTCAGGCGCGGGTGCTGATCGCCACCGACGCCACCGCCGATGCTGCCGCCCCCGGAGCCCGGCCGAGCCCGGACCAGGGCCGTTGGGCCACCGACCTGGTCGAACCCGCTGAGGCCCTCACCGGCACTATCACCGGCCTGCTCGCCGATGTCGTGGTGGTGGAGGACCTGCACGCTGCCCGGCAGCTGTGCGCCGCCTCGCCGGAGCTGGTCGCAGTGACCACCGATGGCGATGTGCTCGGCACGGCCCAAGCCCGCGGCGGGGTCGCCGGTGGGCCCAGCGTGCTCGAGCTGCATGCCGCCAGGGACGAGGCCGAGACCCAGCTCGCGGACGCGCTCGCGCGGATCGAGCGCACCCGATTCGCGCTCGGCCCGGCTCGGGAAGCCGTGCAGAGCGCGCAGGCCGAGGTGGACTCCACGCTCGAGGCGCTGCACTCCTCGGACGCCAACCTGGCCGCAGTGGCGGACAAGCTCGGCCAGCACGGGTCGGCGATGCGCGGGGCGCGCGCCGAGGCGGACCGGATCCGGCCGGCGATCGAGGAGACCGAGAAGACCCGCGCCACCCGGGCCGAGGAACTCGCCGAGCTCACCCAGCGGCTGGAGAACGCGCAGGATCAGCCCGAGGACGAGGGGGTGGACCTGGACCAGGCCACCGCGGACCGGGACGCGCGCGCCGAGGCCGCGACGGCCGCCCGGGCCAAGGAGACCGACGCACGCCTGGTGCTGCGTACGGTGGAGGAGCGGGTCAAGGCGATCACCGGGCGGGCGGAATCCCTGGAACGGGCCGCCCAGGCCGAGCGCCGCGCCCGCGAGGTCGCCGCGGAGCGGGCCAGACGCCGCACCGAGCAGTCCCAGGTGGCCGCAGCGGTACGGGACGGTGCCGCTCGTGCCCTGACCGCGATCGAGGACTCGCTGGCACAGGCAGAACGGCGCCGACAGGCGGCCGAGGACGAGCGAGCCACCCGGGAGGAGGAGCTCACCAGCCTGCGTACCGCGCTGGACGAACTGTCCGCCCGGCACGCCAAGCTCACCGATGTGGTGCACCGTGACGAGGTCGCCCGGGCGCAGCAGAAGCTCCGCGTGGAGCAGCTCGAGCAGCGGGCGATCGAAGAGCTCGGCCTGGAACCGGACGTCCTCGCGCAGGAGTACGGACCGGACCAGCTGGTGCCCCAGGTGCCCTCGCCGGGCTCGGAGGAGGAGCCCGGCCCGCCACGCCCGTACGTGCGCGAGGAGCAGGAGAAGCGGCTGCGCGCGGCCGAGCGGGCGCTGAAGCTGCTCGGCAAGGTGAACCCGCTCGCCCTGGAGGAGCACGCCGCGCTCGAGGAGCGGCACCAGTTCCTCAGCGAGCAGCTGAACGACCTGAAGAAGTCCCGGGCCGACCTGCTGGACATCGTTGCTCAGATCGACGAACGCGTGCAGGAGGTCTTCACCGAGGCCTACACCGACACCGCCGCCCAGTTCGAGCAGGTCTTCGCCCGGCTCTTTCCCGGTGGTGAGGGCCGGCTCGTGCTCACCGATCCGGACGACATGCTCACCACCGGGATCGAGGTGGAGGCCCGGCCGCCGGGGAAGAAGGTCAAGCGGCTCTCCTTGCTCTCCGGCGGGGAACGGTCGCTGACCGCTGTGGCCCTGCTGGTCTCGATCTTCAAGGCCCGGCCAAGCCCGTTCTACGTGATGGACGAGGTCGAGGCGGCCCTCGACGACACCAACCTGGGCCGGCTGCTGGAGATCTTCCGCGAGCTGCGCTCGGACTCGCAGCTGATCGTGGTTACGCACCAGAAGCGCACGATGGAGGTTGCCGATGCGCTCTACGGGGTGACCATGCGTGGCGACGGCGTCACCACGGTGATCTCCCAGCGGCTCCAGGAGGACGCGGGCTGAGCAGGTCCGGTCCGGCCCCCGCGGGCAGGTCCGGCCCGCCCCGCGGGCAGGTCCGGTCCGGCCCCCGCGGGCAGGTCCGGTCCGGCCCCCGCGGGCAGGTCCGGTCCGCCCCGCGGGCAGGTGTGCTCCGGATCATGGTCGACGGCGTGTCTCCCCTCGGCGTGTCGCGCCGGGTTTGCAGCACGCCGGGCGATACTGGGGACTGTGAGTGGACCTTTCGTTGCCGTGATTGCCGCGATGGTGGCAGCGTGCACGCTGCTGCTCGCTCTGGTCCGCCGACACGTGCCCGCCGAAGGCCTCGTGCCGTGGGTGCGGGAGTCCTTCCGCTCCGTCCGGCAGGAGCACGCCGAGGTGGCCGAGCACGCCGAGGACGCCGAGACCACGGCGACCGCCGCCGTCGACCAGCAGCCTGCGCGAGTGAGCGACCTGCTGGACATGGGCGAGGACGGTCCCGCTTACCACCAGGCCCCGGACCTGATCGAGATGGTCGGCCGGCGGCGCAGCTCGCGCTGAGGCGGGATTAGCCTCTCACCGGCGCAGTAGGTCACACTGTTGCACGTGCTTGAGGACATCTGGCTCTACCTGGTCATTGCCGCCGTCGTCCTGATCGGCGGGATCTCCGCTCTGGTCACCACCCGGAAGCGACGCGGCCCCACCGACACCCGCGCGGACGCCCCGACGCTGGCGTCGCCGGAGGCCGAGGAGGACACCGGCGCCGGCGCGAGCGCGCCGCCGGACCAGGCAGCGCCTGCACCGGCGGCCGAGGAACCAGCCGCAGCCAGTGCCCCCACCCTGGAGCGCCCGGAGTCCGCCGCCGGGCGGATGGTGCGCCTGCGGGCGCGATTGGCTCGCTCCGGCACCCTGGGCGCCACCTTGCTGAACCTGCTTTCCCGCGGCGACCTGACCGAGGCCGACTGGGAGGAGATCGAAGAGACCCTCCTGCTCGCCGACGTCGGTGCAGGCCCGACCGATGAGCTGATCGCCGCGCTGCGCACCCGGGTGAAGGTGCTCGGCACCAGTGACCCGGCGCAGGTGCGGGCGATGGTCCGCGAGGAGCTGCTCACTCTCGTGGATCCGGAGATGGACCGGCGGCTGGCGGTCAGCCCGGTAGTCGGCGACGACGGCGAGCCGCACCCGGCCACCATCCTGATGGTCGGGGTTAACGGCACCGGGAAGACCACCACCGTCGGCAAGCTCGCCCGGCTGCTGGTTGCCGAGGACCAGGACGTCCTGCTCGGTGCCGCCGACACCTTCCGCGCCGCCGCAGCCGACCAGCTCGCCACCTGGGGAGAGCGCGTGGGTGTGGGCGTGGTGCGCTCGGAGAAGGAGGGGGCGGATCCTGCCTCGGTCGCCTTCGACGCAGTGAAGACCGGCCGGGAGACCGGGGTGGACGTAGTGATCGTCGATACCGCCGGGCGACTGCAGAACAAGGCCGGGCTGATGGACCAGCTCGGCAAGATCCGCCGCGTGGTCTCCCGTCAGGCACCGGTCGCCGAGGTGCTCCTCGTCCTGGACGCCACCACCGGGCAGAACGGGATGCGCCAGGCTCAGGTGTTCGCCGAGGCCGTGGACATCTCCGGCATCGTGCTCACCAAGCTGGACGGAACGGCCAAGGGAGGCATCGTCGTCTCCGTGCAGCGCGAGCTGGGCGTGCCGGTGAAGTTCGTCGGACTGGGGGAGGGGCCGGACGACCTCGCCCCGTTCGATCCCGAGGCGTTCGTGGACGCCCTGCTGGAGGGATGAAAACACCCGCGGAATCCCACCCGCCGAAACGTGACGTTCACACCCGGGCGGAAAGCGTCACACCGGCGTAACACGTCTGGTCACAGCGCGAAATGAGCACCACGCACTCTCTTTCCTAGGCCGGCCGCCCGAGCCGGCACGTGCGGAGAAGAGTGCATGGAACCTTATATCGATACCGGGATCACGGCGTGGATGCTGGTCTCGGCGTCCCTGGTGCTGCTGATGACCCCCGGACTCGCGTTGTTCTACGGCGGGATGACCCGCTCCAAGTCCGTCCTGAACATGATGATGATGTGCTTCGGAGCCCTCGCACTGATCGCCGTCATCTACCCGCTCTGGGGCTGGTCGATGTCCTACGGGGAATCACTCGGCGGAATCCTCGGCAATCCGCTGGACCAGTTCGGCCTCGGCGGCAGCTTCGATCAGGTGTCGGTGCTGGACACCGAGACCGGTGCGGCGATACCGACGATCGTGGACGTCGGCTTCCAGACGACGTTCGCGATCATCACCGTGGCGTTGATCGCCGGTGCGCTCGCCGACCGGGTGAAGTTCTCCACCTGGATGGTCTTCGCCGGCCTCTGGGTGACGTTGTCCTACTTCCCGATGGCACACATGGTCTGGAGCGGCGGCCTGCTCTCCGGTGACGGTCCGTTCGCCGCGATCGCCGAACCGGTGGATTTCGCCGGCGGCACCGTGGTGCACATCAACGCCGGAGTGGCCGGACTGGTGCTCGCGCTGATCGTCGGTAAACGGAAGGGCTTCGGCGCGGAACCGATGCGCCCGCACAACCTTCCCCTGGTGATGCTCGGTGCCGCCCTGCTGTGGTTCGGCTGGTTCGGCTTCAACGCAGGATCGGCCTACGGCGCCGACGAGACCGCCGGTCTGGCCTGGGTGAACACCACGACGGCAGCGGCCGCGGCCGTACTGGGCTGGCTGGTCACCGAGAAGCTCAAGTACGGCAAGGCCACCTCGTTGGGCGCCGCCTCCGGCGTGGTCGCCGGACTGGTCGCCATCACCCCCGCCGCCGGTGCCCTCACCCCGGTCACCTCCATCGTGCTCGGTGTGCTCGCCGGCGGGCTTTGCGCCCTCGCCGTCGGGCTGAAGCACAAGCTCGGCTATGACGACTCCCTGGACGTGGTCGGGGTACACCTCGTCGGTGGTTTGGTCGGCACTGTCGGAATCGGGTTCCTGGCCACTGACGGTGGCCTGCTGTTCGGCGGCGGGGTGAACCTGCTGGTCGTGCAGGTGATCATCGCCGCGGTCGCGATACTTCTCTCCGGGGTCGTCACCCTGGTGCTCGGGCTGGCGCTGAAGTCCCTGATGGGCTGGCGGGTCGCCACCGAGGACGAGGTCCGCGGTATCGACCTGGCCGAGCATGCTGAGGGCGCTTACGAAGGGATCAACTCATGAAGCTCATCACCGCGGTGATCCAGCCGCACACTCTGGACCAGGTCAAGGCCGCACTGCAGTCCGCAGGTGTGCGCGGGATGACGGTCAGCGAGGTCAGCGGCTACGGCCGGCAGAAGGGACATACCGAGGTCTATCGAGGGGCGGAGTACACCGTCGACCTCGTGCCCAAGGTGCGCCTCGAGGTGCTGGTCTCCGACGAGGAAGCCTCGGCCCTGGCCGAACTGGTGGTGCGTGTGGCACGGACCGGAAAGATCGGGGACGGGAAGGTCTGGGTGACGTCCGTGGACGAGGTGATCCGGGTGCGCACCGGGGCCAGCGGCCCGGACGCGCTCTGAAAGTGGCCGTCCCGGCCGGCCACGGTCAGGCCCCGCAGCTGCGGAGCCTGACCGTGGCCCGGCTGGCCCTGACCGGAGCGGGTTCCGGTTACCGCCGGCAGCTGGCTGACCTCGTCGATGCCGCACTGGTCGATCTCTGGCAGGAGGTGACCGCACGGGTCGGTATCGAGGCCGGGGTGGCGCTGGCCGCGGTCGGTTCACACGGACGCCGGGACGCCGGGCCGACGAGCGACCTGGACCTGCTGCTCGTCCACGACGGCACGGTGGCGCCGGACCTGCTCACCAACCTGGCGCAGGCACTCTGGTACCCGATCTGGGACGCCGGCGTCGACCTCGACCACTCGGTCCGCAGCGTGGTGCAGTGCCGGCACGTGGCCTCGGCGGATGTGGTGGCGGCCACCGGCATGCTGGACCTGCGGCACGTCGCCGGCGACTACGAGCTGACCGGCCGGGCCCGCTCCGCGGTGCTCGCCGACTGGCGGGCCGCAGCCCGCCTGCGGATGCCCGAGCTGATCACCTCCACCCGGGTGCGTGCCAGCACCCACGGGGAGCTCGCCTACCTGATCGAAGCGGACCTGAAGGAGAGCAGGGGCGGGCTGCGGGACGCCGTCGTCTGCTCCGCCCTGAGTACGAGCTGGCTGGCCGACCGGCCGCACGGCGGGTTCGACCGTGCCTATCAGCGCCTGCTGGATGCCCGCGATGCGCTCGCGGTCACCGCGCGGACCCGCACCAACCTGCTGCTGCGGGTGTACGCCGACGAGGTGGCCACCCGGCTCGGCCACCGCGACGCCGACGATCTGCTCGCCGAGCTTGCCCAGTGCGGTCGGGTGATCGCCGCAGCGCTGGACGTGACGGTCCGCCACGCCCGCCAGGCACTGCGGCGACCCACGCCCCGGTTGCGGCCGGTGGTGGTCCGCGGTCGATGGCAGCCGCCTCGGCTGCCGGTGGTGGCCGAGCAGCTGGCCGAGCACGACGGCGAGCTCGTCCTCGCCGCTGGCGTCGATCCTGCCCGAGACCCCGAGCTGACCGTGCGGGCCGCTGCCGCAGCGGCCCGCACCGGCCTGCCACTCTCCCCGGTGACGATCCGCTCGCTGAGCCAGGCTGCCGCACCTGTCCACCCCTGGCCTGCCGCTGCCCGCCTGCACCTGCTCACCCTGATGCGCTCCGGCCCGGCACAGATCCCGGTGTGGGAGGACCTCGATCTCGCTGGGGTGGTGACCCGGTGGATCCCAGAGTGGGCGGCGGTGCGGAACCGGCCACAGCGCAATCCGGTGCACCGGTACACAGTGGACCGGCACCTGGTGCAGACAGTGGCGAACACTCACGACGCTCCGGCGAGCCTCCCCGGCCGAGACCGGCTGCTGTGGGCGGCATTGCTGCACGACATCGGCAAGGTGACCGGAGTGCAGCACCACCCCAGCGCCGGTGTGCCGATCGCCGCCGCGGTGCTGGACCGCTTCGGAGTTGCGGCGGCGGACGCGGGCGACGTGCTCACCTTGATCCGGCAGCACTTGCTTCTGGCCGAAACCGCCACCAGTCGAGACGTCGCTGATCCGGTGGTCGCCGAGGAGGTGGCTGCCGCCCTGGACCACCGCACGGACCTGATGCTGTTGCTCCGGGCGCTCACCGAAGCCGATGCTCTCGCGGCCGGGCCGAAGGCGTGGACATCCTGGCGAGCGAACCTGGTGGAGCGACTCACAGTGAACGCGCTCCGCTGGTGCAGATATCCTGGTCGCAGCACCTGACCGCCTGCCTGAGGATTCCCACGTGTTCGCCAGCCTGTCTGATCGGCTCAACGCCACCTTCAAGTCCCTGCGCGGGAAGGGTCGGCTGTCGGAGACCGACATCGAGACCACTGTCTCCCAGATCCGCCGCGCCCTGCTCGATGCCGACGTTGCCGTGCCCGCTGTGCGGGCGTTCACCGCCGCCGTGCGGGAGCGGGCCGGTTCGGCGGAGGTGTCCCAGGCGCTGAACCCGGCGCAGCAGGTCGTCAAGATCGTGCACGAGCAGCTGATCGAGATCCTCGGCGGCGACTCCCGTGAGATCACCTTCGCCAAGCACCCGCCGACGGTGATCATGCTGGCCGGCCTCCAGGGTGCCGGTAAGACCACGCTCGCCGGGAAGCTCGGCGCCTGGTTGAAGGAGCAGGGGCATACTCCGCTGCTGGTGGCTGCCGACCTGCAGCGCCCGAACGCGGTCACCCAGCTGCAGGTGGTCGGTGACCGTGCCGGTGTGCCGGTCTGGGCGCCGGAGCCGGGTAACGGGGTAGGTGACCCGGTCGCTACCGCGCGCACCGGTGTGGACCAGGCGCGGGCGAAGTACCACGACGTGGTGGTGGTGGACACCGCCGGCCGCCTGGGTGTGGACACCGAGATGATGCAGCAGGCGGTCGATATCCGGGACGCAGTGCGCCCGGACGAGATCCTGTTCGTGGTGGACGCCATGATCGGTCAGGACGCGGTCACCACCGCCCAGGCGTTCTCCGAGGGTGTCGGGTTCACCGGAGTGGTGCTGTCCAAGCTCGACGGCGACGCTCGCGGTGGTGCCGCGCTGTCCATCCGCACGGTCACCGGAGCTCCGGTGCTGTTCGCCTCCACCGGTGAGCGCCTCGGTGATTTCGAGCGGTTCCACCCGGACCGGATGGCCTCCCGGATCCTCGACATGGGCGATGTGCTCACCCTGATCGAGCAGGCGGAGAAGGCCTTCGACGAGGACCAGGCCGCCGAGATCGCGAACAAGATCGCCGGCGACGGAGACTTCACCCTGCACGACTTCCTGCAGCAGATGCAGCAGCTGAAGAAGCTCGGCCCGATGAAGAAGATGCTCGAGATGATGCCCGGAATGGGGCAGATGCGTGAGCAGCTGGAGAACTTCGACGAGTCCGACGTCACCCGCATCGAGGCGATGGTGCAGTCGATGACCCCGGCGGAGCGGGCGAACCCGAAGCTCATCAACGGCTCTCGTCGGTCCCGGATCGCCCGCGGCTCGGGCACTACCGTCAGTGAGATCAACGGGCTGCTCGAGCGGTTCGAGCACGCGAAGACGATGATGCGCTCGATGGCGCGCAACGGCGGCCAGATGCCGGGGATGGGTGGGTTGCCCGGGATGGGCGGGATGCCCGGGGCCGGGAAGAAGTCCAAGGGCCGGATGGCACCGCCGAAGAAGACGAAGAAGGGCAAGTCCGGTAATCCAGCCAAGCGTGCCCAGCAGGAGCGGGAGGCAGCCGAGCGCGCAGCGCGGGGCCCACAAGCGCCGAGTGGCTCCTCCTTCGGGGTGAGTCAGGACCCCGGTGATGTGGACCCGACGTCGCTGGACCTGCCCGCCGGGTTCGAGAAGTTCCTCGGCCGCCGCTGACGCCGTGACCGACACGACCACCTGGCGTCTGACCGGCCACCTGTTGGTCGGCGATACCGGGGAGCGCGCCGGTGTGGCCGCAGGTGGTGGGGCCCTCGAGCGCCCAGAGGCTTGGGTGCACCGCGGACGGTGGACGTTCACCGACCCGGGGGTCGAGGCTGTCACTGTGTCCGGGTACGTGCTGCCCGGGCTCGTGGACGTGCACTGCCACATCGGCCTGGGCGACCAGGGGCCGGTCGACCGGGAGACCTCGTTGGCCCAGGCGAGAGCCGACCTGCAGGCCGGCACCCTGCTGGTGCGCGATGCCGGCTCGCCGGCGGACACCCGGTGGCTGGACGGACGCACCGATGCGCCCCGGATCCTCCGGGCCGGTCACCATCTTGCCCGGCCGAAGCGGTACCTGCGCTACTACGCCCGAGAGCTCGACGAGGTCACCGACCTGCCGACCGCGATGGCCGAGGAGGCCGACCGTGGCGACGGTTGGGTGAAGATCGTCGGCGACTGGATCGACCGCGCCCGGGGTGGGGACAGTGTGCTGGAGCCGCTCTGGCCCACGGACCAGCTGCGTGCTGGGGTGGCCGCCGCGCACG is a genomic window of Ruania zhangjianzhongii containing:
- a CDS encoding P-II family nitrogen regulator, giving the protein MKLITAVIQPHTLDQVKAALQSAGVRGMTVSEVSGYGRQKGHTEVYRGAEYTVDLVPKVRLEVLVSDEEASALAELVVRVARTGKIGDGKVWVTSVDEVIRVRTGASGPDAL
- a CDS encoding amidohydrolase family protein, with translation MTDTTTWRLTGHLLVGDTGERAGVAAGGGALERPEAWVHRGRWTFTDPGVEAVTVSGYVLPGLVDVHCHIGLGDQGPVDRETSLAQARADLQAGTLLVRDAGSPADTRWLDGRTDAPRILRAGHHLARPKRYLRYYARELDEVTDLPTAMAEEADRGDGWVKIVGDWIDRARGGDSVLEPLWPTDQLRAGVAAAHERGARVTVHTFETETSAQMLDAGVDCIEHGTGMTAEQIERAAAAAIPVVPTLLQIARFGAIADQGRAKYPRYAEQMRTMHARRYQHVRDLHEAGVPLLLGTDAGGTIPHGLIAAEAAELVQAGVPAADVVAAASWRARDYLGVPGIAEGAIADAVVYADDPRTDIGVLAHPDAVIRAGVRVR
- a CDS encoding HD domain-containing protein codes for the protein MAVPAGHGQAPQLRSLTVARLALTGAGSGYRRQLADLVDAALVDLWQEVTARVGIEAGVALAAVGSHGRRDAGPTSDLDLLLVHDGTVAPDLLTNLAQALWYPIWDAGVDLDHSVRSVVQCRHVASADVVAATGMLDLRHVAGDYELTGRARSAVLADWRAAARLRMPELITSTRVRASTHGELAYLIEADLKESRGGLRDAVVCSALSTSWLADRPHGGFDRAYQRLLDARDALAVTARTRTNLLLRVYADEVATRLGHRDADDLLAELAQCGRVIAAALDVTVRHARQALRRPTPRLRPVVVRGRWQPPRLPVVAEQLAEHDGELVLAAGVDPARDPELTVRAAAAAARTGLPLSPVTIRSLSQAAAPVHPWPAAARLHLLTLMRSGPAQIPVWEDLDLAGVVTRWIPEWAAVRNRPQRNPVHRYTVDRHLVQTVANTHDAPASLPGRDRLLWAALLHDIGKVTGVQHHPSAGVPIAAAVLDRFGVAAADAGDVLTLIRQHLLLAETATSRDVADPVVAEEVAAALDHRTDLMLLLRALTEADALAAGPKAWTSWRANLVERLTVNALRWCRYPGRST
- a CDS encoding ammonium transporter, yielding MEPYIDTGITAWMLVSASLVLLMTPGLALFYGGMTRSKSVLNMMMMCFGALALIAVIYPLWGWSMSYGESLGGILGNPLDQFGLGGSFDQVSVLDTETGAAIPTIVDVGFQTTFAIITVALIAGALADRVKFSTWMVFAGLWVTLSYFPMAHMVWSGGLLSGDGPFAAIAEPVDFAGGTVVHINAGVAGLVLALIVGKRKGFGAEPMRPHNLPLVMLGAALLWFGWFGFNAGSAYGADETAGLAWVNTTTAAAAAVLGWLVTEKLKYGKATSLGAASGVVAGLVAITPAAGALTPVTSIVLGVLAGGLCALAVGLKHKLGYDDSLDVVGVHLVGGLVGTVGIGFLATDGGLLFGGGVNLLVVQVIIAAVAILLSGVVTLVLGLALKSLMGWRVATEDEVRGIDLAEHAEGAYEGINS
- the ffh gene encoding signal recognition particle protein, with product MFASLSDRLNATFKSLRGKGRLSETDIETTVSQIRRALLDADVAVPAVRAFTAAVRERAGSAEVSQALNPAQQVVKIVHEQLIEILGGDSREITFAKHPPTVIMLAGLQGAGKTTLAGKLGAWLKEQGHTPLLVAADLQRPNAVTQLQVVGDRAGVPVWAPEPGNGVGDPVATARTGVDQARAKYHDVVVVDTAGRLGVDTEMMQQAVDIRDAVRPDEILFVVDAMIGQDAVTTAQAFSEGVGFTGVVLSKLDGDARGGAALSIRTVTGAPVLFASTGERLGDFERFHPDRMASRILDMGDVLTLIEQAEKAFDEDQAAEIANKIAGDGDFTLHDFLQQMQQLKKLGPMKKMLEMMPGMGQMREQLENFDESDVTRIEAMVQSMTPAERANPKLINGSRRSRIARGSGTTVSEINGLLERFEHAKTMMRSMARNGGQMPGMGGLPGMGGMPGAGKKSKGRMAPPKKTKKGKSGNPAKRAQQEREAAERAARGPQAPSGSSFGVSQDPGDVDPTSLDLPAGFEKFLGRR
- the ftsY gene encoding signal recognition particle-docking protein FtsY, with product MLEDIWLYLVIAAVVLIGGISALVTTRKRRGPTDTRADAPTLASPEAEEDTGAGASAPPDQAAPAPAAEEPAAASAPTLERPESAAGRMVRLRARLARSGTLGATLLNLLSRGDLTEADWEEIEETLLLADVGAGPTDELIAALRTRVKVLGTSDPAQVRAMVREELLTLVDPEMDRRLAVSPVVGDDGEPHPATILMVGVNGTGKTTTVGKLARLLVAEDQDVLLGAADTFRAAAADQLATWGERVGVGVVRSEKEGADPASVAFDAVKTGRETGVDVVIVDTAGRLQNKAGLMDQLGKIRRVVSRQAPVAEVLLVLDATTGQNGMRQAQVFAEAVDISGIVLTKLDGTAKGGIVVSVQRELGVPVKFVGLGEGPDDLAPFDPEAFVDALLEG
- the smc gene encoding chromosome segregation protein SMC, which encodes MHLKTLTLRGFKSFASATTLSLEPGITCVVGPNGSGKSNVVDALSWVMGEQGAKSLRGGAMADVIFAGTSSRPPLGRAEVSLTIDNADGALPIEYSEVTISRTLFRNGGSEYAINGTSCRLLDIQDLLSDSGLGREMHVIVGQGRLDSVLSATPEDRRGFIEEAAGILKHRKRKDKALRKLEATAANLARLTDLSAEIRRQLGPLAKQADVARRAQVVQIDLRDARARLLADDLVQLTSSLAQEIADETALREERSRVEAEQHEARQRLTRVETDAATAAPALREASEMWYRLSSLRERLRGTHTLAGERCRLLGTPQTEENPRRDPADLDAQAARAREAEAELTMEAEKARGDLEAMVTERTYSEQRSAEAERALAAVHRGVADRREGLARLTGQVAAMRSKAEASEAELDRLRRDLDEALQRAEAAEREFVALEQQAVGAQEGEEGLDEAHEQALATLEEATAAVTELTETEREAEGDKATWTARLDALQMSLARKDGTGALLSAELPGVLGSVADLLTVETGYENAIAAALGHLADAAAAESVDVAVDALRHVREAEAGQARVLIATDATADAAAPGARPSPDQGRWATDLVEPAEALTGTITGLLADVVVVEDLHAARQLCAASPELVAVTTDGDVLGTAQARGGVAGGPSVLELHAARDEAETQLADALARIERTRFALGPAREAVQSAQAEVDSTLEALHSSDANLAAVADKLGQHGSAMRGARAEADRIRPAIEETEKTRATRAEELAELTQRLENAQDQPEDEGVDLDQATADRDARAEAATAARAKETDARLVLRTVEERVKAITGRAESLERAAQAERRAREVAAERARRRTEQSQVAAAVRDGAARALTAIEDSLAQAERRRQAAEDERATREEELTSLRTALDELSARHAKLTDVVHRDEVARAQQKLRVEQLEQRAIEELGLEPDVLAQEYGPDQLVPQVPSPGSEEEPGPPRPYVREEQEKRLRAAERALKLLGKVNPLALEEHAALEERHQFLSEQLNDLKKSRADLLDIVAQIDERVQEVFTEAYTDTAAQFEQVFARLFPGGEGRLVLTDPDDMLTTGIEVEARPPGKKVKRLSLLSGGERSLTAVALLVSIFKARPSPFYVMDEVEAALDDTNLGRLLEIFRELRSDSQLIVVTHQKRTMEVADALYGVTMRGDGVTTVISQRLQEDAG